A part of Gramella sp. MAR_2010_147 genomic DNA contains:
- a CDS encoding transketolase family protein: MKEYKNTGSKDTRSGFGAGLTELGKTNENVVALCADLTGSLKMDDFKENHPDRFFQVGIAEANMIGMAAGMTIGGKIPFTGTFANFSTGRVYDQIRQSVAYSGKNVKICASHAGVTLGEDGATHQILEDLGLMKMLPGMTVINTCDFNQTKAATLAIAEHDGPVYLRFGRPKVANFTPEDQKFEIGKAVKLYEGSDVTIIATGHLVWEAIQAAVELNEKGISAEVIDIHTIKPLDEEAIIASAKKTGCVVTAEEHNFLGGLGESVARTLAENHPTPQEFVATQDTFGESGTPAQLMDKYGLNSAAIIKATEKVLKRK; this comes from the coding sequence ATGAAAGAATATAAAAATACAGGAAGTAAAGATACACGTTCGGGTTTTGGAGCAGGCTTAACCGAACTTGGTAAAACCAATGAAAATGTGGTGGCACTCTGCGCCGACCTTACCGGTTCACTTAAAATGGACGATTTTAAAGAAAATCATCCTGATAGATTTTTCCAGGTGGGTATTGCTGAAGCGAATATGATTGGCATGGCTGCCGGAATGACTATAGGCGGAAAAATTCCTTTTACGGGAACTTTTGCTAATTTCTCTACCGGAAGGGTTTATGACCAGATTCGCCAGAGTGTAGCCTATTCAGGAAAAAATGTGAAAATTTGTGCTTCACATGCTGGGGTTACTTTAGGAGAAGATGGAGCGACTCACCAGATCCTTGAAGATCTTGGTTTGATGAAAATGCTGCCCGGAATGACGGTGATTAATACTTGTGATTTCAATCAGACGAAAGCGGCAACTTTAGCAATTGCTGAACACGATGGGCCGGTTTATCTACGTTTTGGAAGACCAAAAGTAGCTAATTTCACTCCCGAAGACCAGAAGTTTGAAATTGGTAAAGCTGTAAAGCTTTATGAGGGTAGCGATGTTACGATTATCGCTACAGGACATTTAGTATGGGAGGCAATACAGGCCGCTGTAGAATTGAATGAAAAAGGAATCAGCGCTGAAGTTATTGATATTCATACCATAAAACCTTTAGATGAAGAAGCAATTATCGCTTCAGCTAAGAAAACTGGCTGTGTGGTGACTGCGGAAGAGCACAACTTTTTAGGTGGATTAGGAGAAAGTGTTGCCAGAACACTGGCAGAAAACCATCCAACTCCGCAAGAGTTTGTAGCTACTCAGGATACTTTTGGAGAAAGCGGTACACCTGCGCAATTAATGGATAAGTATGGTTTAAATTCCGCAGCAATTATCAAGGCTACTGAAAAAGTTTTGAAACGTAAATAG
- a CDS encoding outer membrane beta-barrel protein codes for MKKLMMLTFIFVGFGMSAQNASFGIKGGLNYGATGEYESFSQVSGDFTSSFEDGENKTGFHAGLFAQFELLGIFIQPELLYTELNTEYSDFDYKLSKIDAPVLVGINVLGPLNIKAGPSFQYILKNELENTQLSIEKVENDITVGYQLGIGLDLGRLGFDVRHEGSFQDNFAQGGDIAADSGFTIDSRPSQWILGVSYTL; via the coding sequence ATGAAAAAGTTAATGATGTTAACCTTCATTTTTGTAGGTTTTGGAATGAGTGCCCAAAACGCCAGTTTTGGAATTAAAGGAGGTTTAAATTATGGCGCAACCGGAGAATACGAATCATTTAGTCAGGTATCGGGTGATTTTACTTCTTCTTTTGAAGACGGTGAAAATAAAACGGGATTTCATGCAGGGCTTTTTGCTCAATTTGAGCTTTTAGGAATTTTCATCCAGCCGGAATTATTGTACACAGAGCTGAATACCGAATATTCTGATTTCGACTATAAATTGAGTAAAATTGATGCACCAGTATTAGTCGGTATAAATGTTCTGGGACCTTTAAATATTAAAGCAGGGCCTTCTTTTCAATATATTCTGAAAAATGAATTGGAAAATACTCAATTAAGTATTGAGAAAGTGGAAAATGATATCACCGTGGGATATCAATTAGGAATAGGATTAGATCTTGGAAGATTAGGTTTTGATGTGAGACATGAAGGCTCCTTTCAGGATAATTTCGCACAGGGAGGAGATATTGCCGCTGACTCTGGATTTACCATAGATTCGAGACCTTCACAATGGATACTTGGTGTATCTTATACCCTTTAG